A window of Polyangiaceae bacterium genomic DNA:
GGTTCGGCCCGGTGCTGAGATCGATCCAAGTCGGAACCATTGAGCACCAATTCACTGCGCGGACACGAATAATGCACGGGCGATCGAAACAGCCGCTCCTGCTCGTGTGTTTGCGCGGGCGCAGGATGGGCGAAGCGCACCTCGCGCGGGGAAAAGTCGTCCCCCACAGCTCGGCGACCTTGCAGCACGGCCAGCGCCAACATGCACTCCACAGGGTGCCTCGGTGCAACCGCTACATCAATGAGACCATGCGCCAAACGAGCCACGTCGCCCTCCACGTCGAGCGATAGAAACGTCCCCTCGTGAATCAGGCGCACATAACGCTCCATCCGCCGGTAATGGTCGCCCAGCGTCGCGCAGCTCCGCACGGCAAACGCAAGCACGTCGAAGTGCTCCTCGGGACAGAGACAAACCCATTCGGCCAGGTGCAAGCCAAAGTCCGGATCGCCGGCAAGACGCGAAGCCTCGTCCCACAAACGCAGCTTGGCCTGGTGCGGAATGCCCGCGTCGGGATCACCGATTGAAGCTGGATTCAGCCCCACCGCGTGCAAAAGCTCATCCGGCCGCACACCCGATCGGATTGCGAACGCAATGAGACTCGGAAGCCCCTTGTACTGTCGAACATCGCCGTCGCTCATCGTTTGTACACCAACCTATAAAGATTGGCGCGCACGAGCAATCTTTTTGGCACCGTCGAGCAATGTTTTTGGCTGCGCATTGCGTACGCTGATCGCCTCCGTCCGCTCGTACACCAACGCACGAGTCGGAAGCGACATCGATCACAAAAGCGGCGAAAGGACGCGTCATGCCAATTCACATTCGTTCGAGCTCCCACCATGCCATTGCAGGTTTCGTCCTGTCCAGTCTATCGCTCACCGGCTGCTCCGATGAGCCCAATGCGGCAAGCGACGAGCCGACGTACATTCGGGACATACAGCCGCTCGTAAAGGCGAATTGCGTAGATTACGTCACGGGTTTCGGCGTCGAGCCTGGAAATGCGGCTATCGTGCATCATGCGATCGCCTATGTCGTTCGACCTGTCAAAGTAGCCGAATTCCAAACGCTCGATGATGCCGACCCGGAGCCGGGGTGGGCTTGTTTCGGCGGCCCAGGGGGAACGCCGGGCCAAGGGCCTCCGGCGAGCTGGATTGGCGGATGGGTGCCGGGCGGACTGGGAGAGGATTTCCCCGAAGGAACGGGTATCGAGGTCCCGGTCGGTGCGAAGCTCATCGTGCAAATGCATTACAACAGTTCGAGCGCGACACCTTCGTCCGATCAGACGAAAATCGTCCTTCGAACCGATACCGCGGTGGAAAAGAAGGCCGCGATCATTCCGTTTGCCAATATTCAATGGTTGCTCGGCGGAATGACCATCCCTGCCCATTCGAAGGACGTGGTGCATTCCTATTCCACAGACCCGATGACGGTCGTCAATCTCATGACCGGGGGCGCGCTTTCCGGCAGCAAGCCCCTCACGCTCCACAGCGTCGGGCTGCACATGCACACGCTGGGCAAGCGCATTGCCACACGTTGGGACCGCAAAGACGGCACGAGCGAATGCCTCATCGATGTCCCGCGCTGGGACTTCAATTGGCAATCCAACTATACCTTCCGCACGCCGAAGCAAATGGCTCCCGGCGACGAGCTTTATCTCGAGTGCCAATGGGACAACCCCGGGAGCACCGACGTGAAATGGGGTGAAGGTACGAATGACGAGATGTGCCTTGCGCCGTACTACGTCACGGAATGATCCAATAAAACTGCTTACAGGAGACAGAGAACATGAATTCCATCCGAAATACGTGGGCAATTTCAGGCGTCGTGTGCGTGCTGCTTGTGGGGACCGCGGGCGGTTGCTCGGACGGCAATGACAATACGGGGACCGCCGGGACGGGTAATGCCGGCGGCGAGGCTGGTTCAGGCGGTCATGGTCATGGAGGCATGGGAGGCATGGGGGGCATGGGGGGCAGTATGGTGACTCCGCAGCACGAGCAGCTTTGCAAGCTGGTCACCATGGGTGTCGGGACGAGCGGTGGGTATGCCATTCCGGGCGTAGCCGGTGCAGCGACGTGGGGAATGCCGGCCATGCCGCCGGCCGTGCCGCGTGTGCGCAAATCGTGGTCGTCGCTTCAAGACAGCGAAAAGAAAAAAGTCGTCGACGCATGGCCGAAGTCACGGGCGATCCGAATTTTGCGTTGCCCTATTGGGATTGGACGGATTGCCATGCCGACGGCAACCCCAAAACATGCGCGCCGCTCTTCGACAATAGCTACCTGGGCACGGCCGGAGGCTGCGACGACGCCACCGCGGCAGTCACCGGTTATCTCACCGACCAGGGCTTCATGACGAACATCTATACCGAGGGGCAGCAGCCCTTCGGCACGAGCGGCGTGCGCTGCGGAAAACGACCCATTCTGCGCAAAGTCGGATGCATTCCTCTCGTCAATGGGCCGCCGGATGCCGCTGCGATCGACGGCATCTTCGATCGCCTCGTGTACGACTCGAACCCCAATGACAGTTGCTACACCGAAGAGGACGTCTCGTTCCGTCAATACCTCGAAGGCTTCGACAACGACGACACGGAAGCGCTCTGCGTCGCCGCGGGCTGCAAGATGCACGGACAAGGCCACGTATTCATTGGTGGCGACATGCAAGCGAGCACCGCGTCACCCAATGACCCCATGTTCTTCCTCAACCATGCCCAAGTCGATCGCCTGTGGGCAGCCTGGCAGGAGGCGAATGTGCAAAGCGGTGATCCCGCGAGGATGGTCGATCACGGTAACCCGGGCTATCCCGAAACTTACCGCGGCCCGCTCTTCAATTTCACCGAGGTCGATGTCTCCGACGTCTTCGACTACAAGACGCTCGGGTACGAATACGATACACTGCCCAGCAAGAAGTGAGGAAACGCCTACCCCGACGCCTCCGCCAAAACATCGTCCACCCGCTTTACCCACGTCTCTTTGCCGTCGAACGTCATCACGTATTCGTACACCGGCGACGCACCGGCCGCGACGAGCTCCGCGGCATAACGTAGCTCGCGCACTTGCTGAGCGCCTTCTTTCAGCACGCCCTCCACGGTTTTTCGCGGGCTGTCGAGCACCTTGAATTCGATGACCACACCGGGACGCCCCGCGGTTTTCGGCCGCATGATCATGTCGGCGCGACCGTACCCGGATTCGCGGTTGGAACGAATTTCGTATTGCTTTTCCAAACTGCAAGCAGCCCCAGGACGAAACCATGATAAAGTTTCTCCGGGCTCGCTCCGGCCGGATCGAAATACGACATCGCCGTCAAAAGAATGCGCCCGAGCCTCTCTTGCACCGTCGCCGCATCTCCGGCAAGCAGCGCCTTGACCACCATCTTCGTATCATCCGACGACGGATCCGCTTTCGCGAGCCAAAACCGAAAAAGGTCTTGATACACGATGTTCACTTCACGGTTGGGGATCGCGAGTTTTCCATAATAGCGTCCCATGTCGAGCTGCAAATCGACGACCTTCAGGTATCCCGCGAACAGCAAAAAATTCCAAAACGCCTCGGGGATCCGCTCGATGTCCCGCAAGACGATGTTGGAATCGATTTGCACGTCGATGGTGCCTCCGTTCAAGAGCGCCGCCGACTTTTCGGACAAGCCGAGCCCCTCGTTCAGCGCCAGCCGCTCGATGAGCTCGTTCAGAGCGGTGTTCACCCAATAAGGCTCGAGTTTACCGCGTTTGAGATAATGGAGAATCGACCCTGGATTGTAGATGACATGCCCACCGAAAACATACCCGTTATACCACGACCGGACTTCTTCCAAGCGCCCTGGTTCGATGATGGAGGCGACCTCGTCATCGGTGAATCCAAACGCCATACTGTACGGCTCGTGAATGATCGAATACACGTCGATATGGTTCAGCCCCGAGAACATATTTTCTTTGGACACACGCAAAATGCCCGTCAGCACCGCCTTGAAGAGGGCCGTGTTGTCCTTCAGGCAAGCGGAGAAGAAGTTGCGGAAAAACAGCACGACGTCATCGAAAAAGCCATGTGCATAGGCGGATTGCACCGGCGTGTCGTATTCGTCGATCAAAATTACCACACGTTCGCCGTGGTATTCATAAAGAGCCCGCGACAACCAATCAAACGCATAGGGGAGCTCCCCATCGCCGAGCTCGCCGCTGAGTATGCCCTCGAATTTTCGCTCCATGGTCGGATCGAGCTCATGCTGATCGAGTAGGTAGCGATGTCCGCGAAACGCCTTCACGAGCTGATCGCGGATGCCAATCATCGCATCCGACAACGTACGTGCCTTCACGTCCTTGAACGTGACGGAGATGACCGGATACTTCTGGAAGTGCTCCATCGCCTCGGCGTCGTTCGTGACCTCGAGGCCCGCGAACAACGAGGAAAGGTCTTCGTTCGTTTTGCGAAGAAAGTAGCCGAGCATCGACAGGTTGAGCGTCTTGCCAAACCTTCGCGGCCGAGGGAACAGAAAGACCTTGCTCGGGTCGTCGAGAATCTCGCTGATGAAACCGGTCTTGTCGATGTAGCCGAGCTTTGCTTCGCGAAGCTCGCGAAAGTCCGAATGACCAATGGCAGGACGAAACTTCTTCCTGACGCGACCCCAAGCACGCCGGCCACTGTTGCCCAGTGCAACCAGGATGTCAAGCAAACGCGGGCGTGCGGCGCGGACCGAACTGCACCGAGAATGGGAGCTGGTCTCGACCTTGCATTCGGTAGGCGGACACGGTGAACGACATCCTGCAGAAAGTGCGCCTCGCTGCGATCGGCGACCTTCATTGCTCGCGATCGACGCAAGGACGGCTCCGAACCACGCTCGCATGGGTCAACGAACATGCCGACGTGCTCATCCTGTGCGGCGACCTGACCGATCGCGGCACGGTCGAAGAAACGCGAATCCTCGTGAAAGAGCTATTCCCTGCGGTAAAAATCCCCATCGTCGGAGTCCTCGGCAATCACGATTATGAGGCCGGTAGTCAAGACGAGGTCTTCAAGATCCTGCGCGGACACGGCGTGCAATTGCTCGACGGCGACACGTGCGAAATTCGTGGCGTCGGTTTCTGTGGGGTCAAAGGGTTTGGCGGGGGCTTCGGCCAGTACGCGCTTTCGAGCCATGGGAGAACCGGCCCTCAAACGGTTCGTGCATTCAGCGATCGAGGAGGCTCTGAAGTTGGAGAGTGGTCTGTCGCGATTACGCACGCGCTCGCGGATTGCCGTCTTGCACTATGCGCCGATTGCACGCACGGTGTATGGCGAGCCTCCGAGATTTACCCGTTTCTCGGTTCGAGTCGCCTCGAAGAACCGCTGACGCGCATTCCGGTCACATTGGCGCTGCACGGACACGCTCATCGAGGCATCGCCGAAGGTGCCACATCGAATGGTGTCCCCGTCTTCAACGTGGCAGTTCCGGTATTGCGGAAGTATTTCCCCGACCAACCGCCCGTTCGAATTCTGCAGGTCGATGCGGATGAATCGAACGAATTGCCAGAACCGAGCAACGTGGAGCCGAACATGCCCCACGTCGCATCCCACACTTGATTGGAAGGACGGATCATGGTAGCCGCGTGCTCAGTCTGCGCAAACACGGTTTACGAACCGAAGAGCCATGAGACGTATCGACGCGCGCTCGTCACGCTCAATGAATCCGGCGTCGATTATCTGGTGGGCGGCGCTTTTGCGCTCGAACAACTCGCGGGTATCCCGCACAAAACGCATGACCTCGACATCTTCACGCGGGAAAAGGACAGCAGCGAGCTGCTCGCGGTATTGCAGGACATCGGCGCGACGACCGAAATGACGTTCCCGCATTGGCTCGCCAAGGCGCATTTCGAGGATTGTTTCGTCGATGTCATCTACAGCTCGGGCAATGGCGTCGCGGTCGTCGACGACGAATGGTTCGACAACGCGTTGACAGGCACGGTGCTCGGGGTCGAAACCAAGCTCTGTCCGCCCGAAGAAACACTTTTTTCGAAGGCGTACATCATGGAGCGCGAGCGATACGATGGCGCGGATATTGCGCATTTGCTTCGTTCTTGGGCAACTCGCATGGATTGGGATCGTCTCGTTCGTCGTTTCGGGCCGCATTGGCGGGTGCTCCTCAGTCATCTCGTTTTGTTTGGGTTCGTGTACCCGGGCGAAATGTCGAAGATACCGCCGAAGGTCATTCGCAGGCTTGCAAGGCGCCTCGTGCAAGAAGAAGAGGCCACGCCACTCGAACCCGTTTGTCGCGGCGGATTCCTTTCGCGTGGGCAATACCTGATCGACTTTCACGCATGGGGGTACGTCGACGCGCGTCGCTGCTCACCGGGTCGAATGAGCGACGAGGACATCGCGCATTGGACGAACGCGATGCAGCGGCAAAGAGGCGGGCGGCATTGAGGGCTGCACAACACTTGGCATGTCGAGTGACATGCGCGCGTGACGCGCTCGGTGCACTTGGCATGTCGAGTGACGTGCGCGCGTGACGGGCTTGGTGCACTTGGCATGTCGAGTGACATGCGCTCGTCCGGGCTCGGTGCGCTGGCATGTCGAGTGACATGCGCGCGTGACGGGTTCGGTGCACTTGGCATGTCGGTGACATGCGCGCGTGACGGGCTCGGTGTACTTGGCATGTCGAG
This region includes:
- a CDS encoding AraC family transcriptional regulator; this encodes MSDGDVRQYKGLPSLIAFAIRSGVRPDELLHAVGLNPASIGDPDAGIPHQAKLRLWDEASRLAGDPDFGLHLAEWVCLCPEEHFDVLAFAVRSCATLGDHYRRMERYVRLIHEGTFLSLDVEGDVARLAHGLIDVAVAPRHPVECMLALAVLQGRRAVGDDFSPREVRFAHPAPAQTHEQERLFRSPVHYSCPRSELVLNGSDLDRSQHRAEPRLQAVLERQLEDLMAKLPEDRSFPGRVKCHMTDHLLDGEPAVSAVAAKMRMSSRTLQRRLSDEGTSFAKLLADLRREMAMRYLQDPKRTINEVAFLIGFAEVPAFHRAFKRWTGITPAEYKRSMRRS
- a CDS encoding tyrosinase family protein; the encoded protein is MAEVTGDPNFALPYWDWTDCHADGNPKTCAPLFDNSYLGTAGGCDDATAAVTGYLTDQGFMTNIYTEGQQPFGTSGVRCGKRPILRKVGCIPLVNGPPDAAAIDGIFDRLVYDSNPNDSCYTEEDVSFRQYLEGFDNDDTEALCVAAGCKMHGQGHVFIGGDMQASTASPNDPMFFLNHAQVDRLWAAWQEANVQSGDPARMVDHGNPGYPETYRGPLFNFTEVDVSDVFDYKTLGYEYDTLPSKK
- a CDS encoding PD-(D/E)XK nuclease domain-containing protein; translated protein: MEKQYEIRSNRESGYGRADMIMRPKTAGRPGVVIEFKVLDSPRKTVEGVLKEGAQQVRELRYAAELVAAGASPVYEYVMTFDGKETWVKRVDDVLAEASG
- a CDS encoding AAA family ATPase → MLDILVALGNSGRRAWGRVRKKFRPAIGHSDFRELREAKLGYIDKTGFISEILDDPSKVFLFPRPRRFGKTLNLSMLGYFLRKTNEDLSSLFAGLEVTNDAEAMEHFQKYPVISVTFKDVKARTLSDAMIGIRDQLVKAFRGHRYLLDQHELDPTMERKFEGILSGELGDGELPYAFDWLSRALYEYHGERVVILIDEYDTPVQSAYAHGFFDDVVLFFRNFFSACLKDNTALFKAVLTGILRVSKENMFSGLNHIDVYSIIHEPYSMAFGFTDDEVASIIEPGRLEEVRSWYNGYVFGGHVIYNPGSILHYLKRGKLEPYWVNTALNELIERLALNEGLGLSEKSAALLNGGTIDVQIDSNIVLRDIERIPEAFWNFLLFAGYLKVVDLQLDMGRYYGKLAIPNREVNIVYQDLFRFWLAKADPSSDDTKMVVKALLAGDAATVQERLGRILLTAMSYFDPAGASPEKLYHGFVLGLLAVWKSNTKFVPTANPGTVAPT
- a CDS encoding metallophosphoesterase translates to MNDILQKVRLAAIGDLHCSRSTQGRLRTTLAWVNEHADVLILCGDLTDRGTVEETRILVKELFPAVKIPIVGVLGNHDYEAGSQDEVFKILRGHGVQLLDGDTCEIRGVGFCGVKGFGGGFGQYALSSHGRTGPQTVRAFSDRGGSEVGEWSVAITHALADCRLALCADCTHGVWRASEIYPFLGSSRLEEPLTRIPVTLALHGHAHRGIAEGATSNGVPVFNVAVPVLRKYFPDQPPVRILQVDADESNELPEPSNVEPNMPHVASHT
- a CDS encoding nucleotidyltransferase; this translates as MVAACSVCANTVYEPKSHETYRRALVTLNESGVDYLVGGAFALEQLAGIPHKTHDLDIFTREKDSSELLAVLQDIGATTEMTFPHWLAKAHFEDCFVDVIYSSGNGVAVVDDEWFDNALTGTVLGVETKLCPPEETLFSKAYIMERERYDGADIAHLLRSWATRMDWDRLVRRFGPHWRVLLSHLVLFGFVYPGEMSKIPPKVIRRLARRLVQEEEATPLEPVCRGGFLSRGQYLIDFHAWGYVDARRCSPGRMSDEDIAHWTNAMQRQRGGRH